TCATTAACACAAGCAAAAGCTGCAAGAAGATTATAGATATTAAATAAGCCTTTTAAAGAAGAGCTAATCTCATAAAGCTCATTTTTAACAGCAAAAACTGCTTCAATACCATCAATTAATGTATAAGCTTTTACGCTATATAAAGCAGGATTTTCTATACCATAAGTAATAGCACCTTTTACATTATAAGAAAATTTATAAGCATCTTGATTTATTATTTTTAAGCATTCATCTTGAAAAAAACTTGCTTTACAATTTGCATAATTTTCAAAAGTTTCGTGAAAGTCTAAATGGTCTTGAGTTAAATTAGTATAGATTTTAGCAGCGAATTTCATATCTCCACAGCGATTTTGTGCAATTGCGTGAGAGCTTACTTCCATTACAAAATATTCGCAATTATTTAAAGTTGCAATTTGTAAATACGATAATAATTCTAATAAAAATCCTGTTGTTAAAGATTTTGCCGCAACTTTTTTATCATTACAAAATGCCCCACGAGTTCCACATAAAAATACTTTTTTACCTAAATCAAGCAATATAGAATAAATTGCAGCAGCGGTAGTGGTTTTACCATTTGTGCCTGTTATACCTATAATTTTTATATTTTCATTGATTTTTAAAAGTTCTCTTGCTTTTGCTTCGTTAATTACTAAAGCACCTTTAGATTTTGCATCGTTTTCGTATTTGGAATTTGAATTGGTTAGTAAAAAATAACAACCTTTTTCACATTCATTTGAATTATCTGTTATGTAAGAATTATCTAAATTAACTTTCATAGTTTTTCAAAAGCTTCCTTTCCACCTTCAAGATTTATTAACGAAATATTGCTATCAATTTGTTCTTTTAAAGCCCTTTCAAGCCCTAATTTTAAAGTGGTATTTGCAGCAGCACAACCATGACAAGCACCAAGTAATTTTATATAAACAACCCCGTTTTTAACACCCAAAAACTCCAAATCACCACCATCATTATGAAGTATGTGAAGCTTTGATTTTAGGACATTTAAACAAGGTTCAATTAATTCTTCATCACTAAATATCATAATTTTTCCTTATTGTAATTTGTGTTATTGTGCTTTAATAAAATAAATATTCATTAACTAAGTTAGATGATAATTTTTATTTACAAATATTTTTTTAGGAGAATAAAATGGCAAAAGAATTAACAAGTGAAAATATTAATTTAGCTAAAAAAGGCGTTGCTTTAGTAGATTTTTGGGCACCATGGTGTGGACCTTGCAGAATGCTTGCACCTGCTATTGAAGAATTAGCAAATGAATTTGAAGGTAAAGCATTAGTGGCTAAGGTTAATATTGATGATTGTGAAGAATTAGCTGCTGAGTTTGGAATTCGTTCAGTTCCTACTATGTTATTTTTCAAAAATGGCGAAATAGTTGATACAGTAATTGGTGCTCAAGCAAAACAAGCTTTAGCTGATAAATTAAACTCACTATTATAATAAAATGATAAATCTAGCAGTATTTGGGGCAAATGGTAGAATGGGTAAGGAGCTAGTAAAACTAGCTTTGGCTGATGAGAATATTGATTTAGTATATTCTTTTACTAAGGAAAATAATGATTATAATGAGCTTTTTAAAGCTAATGTTATAATAGATTTTTCTACTCCTGCTGCTAGTGTTGAGTTACTTGAAAAAGCTAGCTTATTAGATAATCCACCAGCTTTAGTTGTTGGAACTACTGGGCTTAAAGATGAATATTTTAAAAAAGCTAAAACTTATAAAGGTAAGTTTTTTTGGGCTTCTAATACTTCATTGGGTGTTGCAATATTAAATGAACTTACGAAAATTGCTGCACTTGCTTTAAAAGAATTTGATATAGAAATTTATGAAAAACATCATAAGCATAAAGTTGATGCTCCTAGTGGAACAGCTCTAACATTAGCAAAAAATGCACTTGAAGCTAGAAATAAAGCTTTAAATAAAGAGCATAAGATTTGCTTTAACAGAGAAGGCAAAAGAGAAGATAACGAAATAGGTTTAGTAAGCCTTAGAGGTGGAAGCGTTGCAGGGTATCATAGTGTTGGATTTTATGGAGATGATGAAAGTATAGAATTAATTCATAATGCAAATTCTAGAGTAATATTTGCTAAAGGTGCTATTAATGTAGCAAAATGGCTTATTACTAAAGAGAATAAAAATTATTCTATGAGTGATTTTGTAGGTGAATTATTAAATAAGTAATTATAAAACATATTTTATTTTTAAGATTGCTTATAAAATTTATAATTAGTATTGCTTAATAACGAATAAAAATAATACCTTTAAACAATACAGATTCAAAATTTATAATCGTTATTTGAGCTTAATTTTTACAATATAAGTGATTTATAAAAAGGGCTTTTGCTTTATAAAATGTTTTTAAAATCCTTAAAATGTAATTTTATAATTTTTGTAAAACCTACTAAATAGATTTTAAAATCAATTTATGTATTAAAAATTGATAGAATTTTTTATTAAAATAGATATTAAAATTTTTAAGATTTAAGCTAAGATATTTTAAAGCTTCACAAAATAAATTAGTATTCAAATTTATGGATTGTATTTGTTTTATTAAAATATTTATAAATTTTTTTATTGCAGAGCAATTGTTGTTGTAAAATAAATTTGTTTTTATATTCTTTTATATTCATAAATTTATATATCAAACTAGAAATAAACTTATAATTCAAAGAATTTTATAAGCATATTCTTATTGATTTATAAGTTTATATTTAATACTAATAAAATACATATTTTAAGTGATATTTAGAAATTACGATTTCTCGTAATTTCTTAGTTTTAATGTAAATCTTTATTTAGTTTAATTGCTTTTTTATTAAAGCCTACTTGAAGTTTTCCATTAGTTGAGTTTAGTCTAAAGTGTAGGGCATTTAATCCTGATAATTCTTTAGCTTTATAAACATTTTTATCAAAATTAAAATTAGGATTTGCATTCTTAAGTCCATCACATAATAACAATTCAACCTTGCTTCCACCTAAAATTGCAATACCTGCATCAATTACACAATCATCTCCTAAAACTATTCCTGTAACACTATTTGCTCCTAATAAACATCTTTTACCAACACTAATTGGTGTGCCATCAGTCCCACTTAATACTCCTAAAATACTTGCACCACCGCCAACATCACTACCTTCGCCTACTATTGCAGAGCTTGAAATTCTACCTTCGCACATTACTGAACCTAGAGTTCCTGCGTTAAAATTCACATAACTTGCACCTGGCATAATCGTTGTTCCATTAGCTAAATGTGCTCCTAATCTAACCTTAGAAGTATCTAAAATCCTTGTATTATCAGCTGGGATTATTGTTTGTAAATATCTTGGGAATTTATCTACAAAATCAATTTCAGGATAAGTTTTGCTAAATTTTAATTCAGCTTCAAATTCTCTTAAATATTCTAATTCATAAGGTTTTGAATTGCTCCAAGCAAGATTTTTTAATAGTCCAAAAGCTCCATTTAGATTAATCTCTCTTGGTTTTACGAATTGTCTTGATAATAAATGTAGTTTTAAATAAACACTAGCAATGCTTTTAGGTGCTTCATCGCTATTTAGTGCAACTAGGAAAAATCTTTCATTTTTTATATTTTTTAAAGCTGCTTTTAGACTTATTATATTTTCGTGTCTTTTACCATCGTTTTCAAAGCATTCAAAATGTTTTAAGATATTCTTGATTTGCTCTTCTTTAAGCTCGATACAAAACTCACTTTCATTTTTGTAATTATTTAGCGCTAATTCTTTAAAATACACAGCAAAAGTGCCGAAATTTTGCATATAATTTACATTTGCAAAATCAATATAAATTAATTCTTTGCTTTTTTGTCCGAAATACCCAACTCCTAAAGCAAAAGCAAGTGGTTTAAAAAAGTCTTTTTCGCTTTGAACTTTTTCACAAAATTCATTAAAATTATTCATAAAATCTCCTTAAATCATATAACTTGTTTGATATAAAGTAATTAGCTCTTTATAAAGGTCTTCATCACTTCGTTTTTCTATAATACCATTACTTGGAAATAATCCATCATAAATCATTTGAACATTTTTAAATCTATTAGGGTGTAAGTGTGCTAATAGCTTTGCTGATATTTCTTTTCTTACTAAAACGGTTGGCGGGATTAGCCCTGAATGAAGCATTTCTCTAATCATTGATGAACGATATTTTATGTGATGATGAGCTCCGTGTGGGCATGATTTTGTGCTTACCATTACATTGCATTTATTACAAAATACAAATTCAGGTAAAACTATTAGCTCTAAGCCTGTTTTTTTAGATAATTCATCTATGGCTGTATGAGCTAAATTATTATCATAAAACAATCCTAAACCTTGATGATTTTGTCCTATTACTAGCTTATTTGCACCAAATGAACTTGCCAATAAACATTCGTAATTTGGGTCAAGGTAAGGACTAAATAAATCTATGTTTTTTAAATACACAGGGAAAATTCTCTCAAGTGGTAAAAAGTTTTTCGCATAGTATTCAAAGCATTCTTTTTTTGCTTGAAAATTTAAAGAATTTGTATCATATCCTTCAACTACGAAAATTATCACTAAATCAGCCTTATCAATAGTCCATCTTAGCATTCTTTCGTGTGCTCTTGTGATTGGGTCGGCATTTAGGATTAGGGCTGTTATTTTCTTGGCATTATTTTTTTTGATTTTATTATTTAGAGCAGTTTTTACTTTTTTAAATTCATTATTAAAAATCTCAACCTTTCCTGCTATGCAAGGATTTAATTCTTTATCTAATTTGCAAGTATTTGCACTAAATATATTTGTATATGCTTTATCATTATCAAAAGTAGTTGCTTGAGTGATTTTTCCTACTTTTTTATCATTTAATATTAATGTAATTTCATTGTTAAATTGATAGTTTTTAATATTATCATTTAATTCATAATTAGGAGAAAAAGCTAAAGTACAGGCTGATATATTTTTATCAATTGTGGCGGAATTAAATTCTTTAAAAACTTCTTCTTTATTTGGTAAATATCCATTGGTATTAAAAGAATTAATTTCAATTAAACTTAATATACTTAATTCTTTTTCAGTAATTTTTATTTCTTTTATTTTATTTTTTATTGATTCCATATTTTCTCCTTTTTTCCCAAAGTGATTTTCTGCTTAATCCTAATTTTTTACTAAGTTCTGTATCAGAATAGCTTTTTTGCCAATTAATTATCATATTTTTTATGTAATCATCAATTGTTAGAATTTCTCCTAATGCTAGTGTATTTGAATTGTCTTCTAGCTCAATTATGTTAAAGCCTTCAATATCGGCATTTCCATTAGTGTGAAATATAAAATTTTGCCCTTTACTAAGCTTGATAATTTGCTCTAATTTAGAGCCTTTTAAAACTTGAAAATTTGTAAAATATCTAATATCTCTATCTCCTACTAATAAATTATTTAGATTAAATGAGCTACTTAAATCAGTAAAATGAATATTTACATTATGAGAAAATACATAATTAAAAACATAGCTATCTGCTAAGATTTGCTTATTTGTTTTTATTAGTGTTGGAAATACTAATCTTTTTGCTGTATGAAATTTTGAATCAATAACTGATTTTATATAGCTACTTAATGCGGTATTTTGAGCTTTTAGCTTGTTGTAGCCATAAAAATAGTTTATTTTTCTAATAAGTTCTTCTATCATAAAAGGTTTTTGTATGTAATCATACGCTCCAGCTTCAATAGGCATACTAACTGTATCACTACTCACATAAGAAACTAACAATAATATAACGCTATTTTTATGATTTTGAATAACTTTTAAAAAATTATCTATATTAGTAGATAGCAAAATAACATCATAATATTTGTTTTTTATATCTTTAAAATCATTTGCAACTTCACAAATATATCCAGCATCATTTAGCTTTAAAGCCATACTTTGAGCTAAGTAAATCTCATTTTCAACTATTAATATTCTCATACTCGCTCCAATCAAATAATTTCATATTAACAACTACGCTTACGCTTATACCTTCGCATCGCCCAACAAAACCTAGTTTTTCTGTTGTAGTAGCTTTTATATTAATATTGCTTGTTTTTAGGGTAGTGATTAAATTTTTTAGCATTTCTTGTTTATATTTTAAGAGTTTTGGTTTTTCAGCACATATTGTAATATCAGCATTAATTAGCTCGTATCCATAAGATTTGCATTTATCATAAGCAAGTTTTAATAGTTGCATAGAATTTGCGTTATGATAATTATCATCATCAGGGCTAAAAGCAGCCCCAATATCTCCTAAGCCACAAGCTCCAAATAAAGCATCAGTAAATGCGTGAGCTAATACATCTCCATCAGAGTGTGCTTTTAGAGCATATTCTTTTCCTAGTCTTACACCTGCTAAGATTAATTCTTCATTTTTATTATCTTCATCTAATTTATGCCCTACATTAGAGTGGCAAAACTCATGCACATCGTATCCATATCCAACAAAAATATCTTTACTTGGCTTTGCTAGATTGAGTAATTTTAATTTTTGCAAGTCATTTTTTGTAGTTATTTTAAAGCTTAATTCATCTCCATTTATAGCTTTTATTGTTCCGTTATTTGCTAATATTGCCGAGCTTTCATCTGTAAAATTTTTTAAATTCGCAGATTTTAAAGCAGAGCTTTTGCTAAGTTGTGGGGTTTGAACTAATCTTAGTTCATTTCTATTTAAATAGCATTGTTTTTCTTCATTATAAATTGTATCAACAATTTTAATAGCTGGAAAAACACAATCATAATTTTTAGCATTTAATATAAGTTCGTTTAATACATTAGGATTGATAAAAGCTCTTGCTACATCAGTAATTAAAACATATTGAGAATTTACTTTTTCTAAAGCATTTTCAATACTTTCAAATCTTTCTTTACCGCCTTTAACATAAATATAATTTGGCTCTTTAACTTCATAAAAACAAGGCTCATCACAAACAATTATTATTTTTGAAAACTTATATAATTTCTCAAATTCTTTTGCTAAATATAGCCATAATGGGGATTTGTTTATATATAAATTTTGCTTTTTACAAGGTAAATTAAACCTAGTAGAATTACCTGCAGCTAATAAAATAAGCGTTATATCCAACATAATTATCCTTAAAATTATGATTTTGAGTAAGTTTTTAACATAATTTTATTTAAATCTTATCTAAAATGTAACATTTTTATAAATTAAATTAAAAATTGTTACATTCCGTAACAAGTTATAAAGATACTATGATTTTTTTAGCGGGAATTTGAAATTGAATTACATCATTTATTGAGTAATTTTTACATAATTTATTTTTTTTACCAATTGCTTTGATGATTTGATTATTGAAATTTAATGTAAAATAAATTAACTCATCTTTAATATCTATATTTTGAATAATTGCATTAAAGCTATTTTCTTTATTATTTTCTAATTCTATAAAATTAATTTTTGTTATTAATATAACTTCATCAAATAATTTTAGATTTAATTCAGTAAGAGCAGCTACTGAAATATTTGCTTTTATTAAGTCATCACCGCATTTGCAAGTTAGATTTATATAATTTTTCTCATTTTTAATCTCAACTATTTTAGCCTTAATTTTATTTTGAGCTGATAGTTTATAGGTAAAATCATCATTGAGTTTGGCTTTAAATTTGCAAAACTCTTCGTATTTTTTTAATATATCTTCACTAAAAGCACTTAATTTACTTCCTTCTTTTCTTGAAGTATTTGAAAATAGATTATACTCACTAGCTTTGCTTATTTCATCAAGACTATCCCAAGCATTTTTATAAGAAATATTCAAATTCTTAGCAGCTTTGCTAATGCTTTTGTCTGTTTTGATTTGTTGTAAAAGCAATATATGTTTTTTTGTAATTTTTACATTATCATTTAAAATAAATTCAATTTCTAGATTAATTTTCATAGTTTGTTCTTAATATTTTTTTGTTATTATTTGCCAAAAATACTAAATATGGAGTAATTTTGTGATAAAAAAATTATTTTTTATCCTTTCTTTGATTACGCTAGTAGTTGCGAACGAAATTGATGATTTTGAAGCAGAATTTAATCAAGTAGAAAGAGTAGATAAATTTTATAATTACAATAAAGCTGTTACTAGTTTTAATTATGCAGTTTATAATATGAGTTTAAGACCGCTTAGCAATATTTACAATACTATCACTCCTCCAATAGTTAAAAAAGGTGTTAATAATTTTTTCCATAATTTAGGGTCTCCGCTTAGATTTATTACTTTATACTTGAGTGGAGAATTTAAATCAGGAACTGCTGAATTAGGAGCATTTTTAGGTAATACCACATTGGGTTTAGGTGGTATTTTAAGACCTTTTAAATATGAAAAAGAAAGTGATTTTGGCTTGATGCTTGCTAGATGGGGTGTTCCACCAGGAGAGCATATTGTTTTACCATTTTTAGGACCTTCAAATGTAAGAGATGCTTTGGCATTGCCGTTTGATTATGCTTTAAAGCCTAATTTTTATTTAACTAATAATGCTAGTATTAGCGTTTCTACTTTTGGGCTGATTGATAAAACAAGTAGTAATTCTGTTTTAATTAATGAAGCTTATAAAAGTATAAATCCTTATGTAACAATAAGGGATTTTTATGAAAAAAACCGAAAGGAATTAGAATGAAAAAATTATTAATAATAGCTTTAAGCTTAGCAAGTTTATATGCTTA
This is a stretch of genomic DNA from Campylobacter sp. RM12651. It encodes these proteins:
- a CDS encoding UDP-N-acetylmuramoyl-L-alanyl-D-glutamate--2,6-diaminopimelate ligase, whose amino-acid sequence is MKVNLDNSYITDNSNECEKGCYFLLTNSNSKYENDAKSKGALVINEAKARELLKINENIKIIGITGTNGKTTTAAAIYSILLDLGKKVFLCGTRGAFCNDKKVAAKSLTTGFLLELLSYLQIATLNNCEYFVMEVSSHAIAQNRCGDMKFAAKIYTNLTQDHLDFHETFENYANCKASFFQDECLKIINQDAYKFSYNVKGAITYGIENPALYSVKAYTLIDGIEAVFAVKNELYEISSSLKGLFNIYNLLAAFACVNELVKPNKDDLTNAIANYAGVMGRMQSIPNKYNKEIIVDFAHTPDGIANVLEAMKHKELIVVLGAGGNRDKSKRTPMAKIASHYAKTLFLTSDNPRDEEPIAILKDMIDGLSENELKNINIVIDRRLAIYKALLAQNKNECVMILGKGDEDYQEIKGVKYPFLDEKIALECLYEIHNYEEKIRLKGEYV
- the dapB gene encoding 4-hydroxy-tetrahydrodipicolinate reductase, encoding MINLAVFGANGRMGKELVKLALADENIDLVYSFTKENNDYNELFKANVIIDFSTPAASVELLEKASLLDNPPALVVGTTGLKDEYFKKAKTYKGKFFWASNTSLGVAILNELTKIAALALKEFDIEIYEKHHKHKVDAPSGTALTLAKNALEARNKALNKEHKICFNREGKREDNEIGLVSLRGGSVAGYHSVGFYGDDESIELIHNANSRVIFAKGAINVAKWLITKENKNYSMSDFVGELLNK
- the ispF gene encoding 2-C-methyl-D-erythritol 2,4-cyclodiphosphate synthase; translation: MLDITLILLAAGNSTRFNLPCKKQNLYINKSPLWLYLAKEFEKLYKFSKIIIVCDEPCFYEVKEPNYIYVKGGKERFESIENALEKVNSQYVLITDVARAFINPNVLNELILNAKNYDCVFPAIKIVDTIYNEEKQCYLNRNELRLVQTPQLSKSSALKSANLKNFTDESSAILANNGTIKAINGDELSFKITTKNDLQKLKLLNLAKPSKDIFVGYGYDVHEFCHSNVGHKLDEDNKNEELILAGVRLGKEYALKAHSDGDVLAHAFTDALFGACGLGDIGAAFSPDDDNYHNANSMQLLKLAYDKCKSYGYELINADITICAEKPKLLKYKQEMLKNLITTLKTSNINIKATTTEKLGFVGRCEGISVSVVVNMKLFDWSEYENINS
- a CDS encoding sulfate adenylyltransferase, giving the protein MESIKNKIKEIKITEKELSILSLIEINSFNTNGYLPNKEEVFKEFNSATIDKNISACTLAFSPNYELNDNIKNYQFNNEITLILNDKKVGKITQATTFDNDKAYTNIFSANTCKLDKELNPCIAGKVEIFNNEFKKVKTALNNKIKKNNAKKITALILNADPITRAHERMLRWTIDKADLVIIFVVEGYDTNSLNFQAKKECFEYYAKNFLPLERIFPVYLKNIDLFSPYLDPNYECLLASSFGANKLVIGQNHQGLGLFYDNNLAHTAIDELSKKTGLELIVLPEFVFCNKCNVMVSTKSCPHGAHHHIKYRSSMIREMLHSGLIPPTVLVRKEISAKLLAHLHPNRFKNVQMIYDGLFPSNGIIEKRSDEDLYKELITLYQTSYMI
- a CDS encoding tetrahydrodipicolinate N-succinyltransferase N-terminal domain-containing protein → MNNFNEFCEKVQSEKDFFKPLAFALGVGYFGQKSKELIYIDFANVNYMQNFGTFAVYFKELALNNYKNESEFCIELKEEQIKNILKHFECFENDGKRHENIISLKAALKNIKNERFFLVALNSDEAPKSIASVYLKLHLLSRQFVKPREINLNGAFGLLKNLAWSNSKPYELEYLREFEAELKFSKTYPEIDFVDKFPRYLQTIIPADNTRILDTSKVRLGAHLANGTTIMPGASYVNFNAGTLGSVMCEGRISSSAIVGEGSDVGGGASILGVLSGTDGTPISVGKRCLLGANSVTGIVLGDDCVIDAGIAILGGSKVELLLCDGLKNANPNFNFDKNVYKAKELSGLNALHFRLNSTNGKLQVGFNKKAIKLNKDLH
- a CDS encoding response regulator, translating into MRILIVENEIYLAQSMALKLNDAGYICEVANDFKDIKNKYYDVILLSTNIDNFLKVIQNHKNSVILLLVSYVSSDTVSMPIEAGAYDYIQKPFMIEELIRKINYFYGYNKLKAQNTALSSYIKSVIDSKFHTAKRLVFPTLIKTNKQILADSYVFNYVFSHNVNIHFTDLSSSFNLNNLLVGDRDIRYFTNFQVLKGSKLEQIIKLSKGQNFIFHTNGNADIEGFNIIELEDNSNTLALGEILTIDDYIKNMIINWQKSYSDTELSKKLGLSRKSLWEKRRKYGINKK
- a CDS encoding NifU family protein; translated protein: MMIFSDEELIEPCLNVLKSKLHILHNDGGDLEFLGVKNGVVYIKLLGACHGCAAANTTLKLGLERALKEQIDSNISLINLEGGKEAFEKL
- a CDS encoding LysR family transcriptional regulator; protein product: MKINLEIEFILNDNVKITKKHILLLQQIKTDKSISKAAKNLNISYKNAWDSLDEISKASEYNLFSNTSRKEGSKLSAFSEDILKKYEEFCKFKAKLNDDFTYKLSAQNKIKAKIVEIKNEKNYINLTCKCGDDLIKANISVAALTELNLKLFDEVILITKINFIELENNKENSFNAIIQNIDIKDELIYFTLNFNNQIIKAIGKKNKLCKNYSINDVIQFQIPAKKIIVSL
- the trxA gene encoding thioredoxin, which translates into the protein MAKELTSENINLAKKGVALVDFWAPWCGPCRMLAPAIEELANEFEGKALVAKVNIDDCEELAAEFGIRSVPTMLFFKNGEIVDTVIGAQAKQALADKLNSLL
- a CDS encoding VacJ family lipoprotein, which encodes MITLVVANEIDDFEAEFNQVERVDKFYNYNKAVTSFNYAVYNMSLRPLSNIYNTITPPIVKKGVNNFFHNLGSPLRFITLYLSGEFKSGTAELGAFLGNTTLGLGGILRPFKYEKESDFGLMLARWGVPPGEHIVLPFLGPSNVRDALALPFDYALKPNFYLTNNASISVSTFGLIDKTSSNSVLINEAYKSINPYVTIRDFYEKNRKELE